One genomic window of Calonectris borealis chromosome 27, bCalBor7.hap1.2, whole genome shotgun sequence includes the following:
- the ANKRD39 gene encoding ankyrin repeat domain-containing protein 39 isoform X2, producing MAAGRRSPPGPCCPSRVAVPSVHQSLPEMDFERGIWSAARDGDEPRVLQLLERRGEPSQPDLAGYTALHYASRNGHLGVCRLLLQRGARCDARTPGGATPLHRASYCGHLAVARLLLAHGADPATADEDGRTSLHKAAEQGHRELCALLLRHSPALAGIRDAKGRRPRDVADPAVQDLLDT from the exons ATGGCGGCGGGCCGCCGTTCGCCGCCCGGTCCCTGCTGCCCGTCGCGGGTGGCGGTGCCCAGCGTGCACCAGAGCCTGCCCGAGATGGACTTCGAGCggg GGATCTGGTCGGCGGCGCGGGACGGGGACGAGCCCcgggtgctgcagctgctggagcgCCGGGGGGAGCCCAGCCAGCCCGACCTGGCGGGGTACACGGCGCTG CACTACGCCAGCCGCAACGGACACCTGGGGGTCtgccggctgctgctgcagcggggTGCCCGCTGCGACGCCCGCACGCCCGGCGGTGCCACCCCGCTGCACCGCGCCAGCTACTGCGGCCACCTCGCCGTGGCCCGGCTCCTGCTGGCCCACGGCGCCGACCCGGCCACCGCCGATGAGGACGGCCGCACCAGCCTGCACAAG GCGGCTGAACAAGGCCACCGGGAGCTCTGCGCCTTGCTCCTGCGGCACAGCCCGGCGCTGGCCGGCATCCGCGACGCCAAGGGCCGGCGGCCCCGCGATGTGGCCGACCCAGCGGTGCAGGACCTGCTGGATACCTGA
- the ANKRD39 gene encoding ankyrin repeat domain-containing protein 39 isoform X1, whose protein sequence is MLWAGVGVQAGRGVLPCLTRPPRCPQGSGRRRGTGTSPGCCSCWSAGGSPASPTWRGTRRWYGRRGDGGTGRGHADPPAHTPACPVPSPQHYASRNGHLGVCRLLLQRGARCDARTPGGATPLHRASYCGHLAVARLLLAHGADPATADEDGRTSLHKAAEQGHRELCALLLRHSPALAGIRDAKGRRPRDVADPAVQDLLDT, encoded by the exons atgctctgGGCAGGGGTTGGGGTACAGGCAGGGCGGGGGGTCCTTCCCTGCCTGACGCGGCCCCCCCGCTGCCCGCAGGGATCTGGTCGGCGGCGCGGGACGGGGACGAGCCCcgggtgctgcagctgctggagcgCCGGGGGGAGCCCAGCCAGCCCGACCTGGCGGGGTACACGGCGCTGGTACGGGAGGcgcggggacggggggacggggaggggacacGCAGACCCCCCTGCCCACACCCCTGCCTGTCCCGTTCCGTCCCCCCAGCACTACGCCAGCCGCAACGGACACCTGGGGGTCtgccggctgctgctgcagcggggTGCCCGCTGCGACGCCCGCACGCCCGGCGGTGCCACCCCGCTGCACCGCGCCAGCTACTGCGGCCACCTCGCCGTGGCCCGGCTCCTGCTGGCCCACGGCGCCGACCCGGCCACCGCCGATGAGGACGGCCGCACCAGCCTGCACAAG GCGGCTGAACAAGGCCACCGGGAGCTCTGCGCCTTGCTCCTGCGGCACAGCCCGGCGCTGGCCGGCATCCGCGACGCCAAGGGCCGGCGGCCCCGCGATGTGGCCGACCCAGCGGTGCAGGACCTGCTGGATACCTGA